The Urbifossiella limnaea genome has a window encoding:
- a CDS encoding phytanoyl-CoA dioxygenase family protein, translating into MTTLAADGFVLLPAVFDAAAVADVRAACDTALSRHAGDPAILADPTGAVSGARDLFRLWPGAAELARAPALRDALIAALGAGAGVVRGLYFDKPPGHGWALPWHKDYTVAVRAHGPLGRFRKPTTKAGIPHLEAPTELLSRMLTARVHLDDMTDENGPLRVVPGSHRFDRTAADEPRPPVVVHCRAGDVLLMRPLLTHASGHADAATARHRRIVHLECAPAGALEDGYEWREFLDLS; encoded by the coding sequence ATGACCACACTCGCCGCGGACGGCTTCGTGTTGCTCCCGGCCGTGTTCGACGCCGCGGCTGTTGCCGACGTCCGCGCCGCCTGTGACACCGCGTTGTCACGTCACGCCGGTGACCCCGCGATCCTGGCCGACCCGACCGGGGCCGTGAGCGGGGCCCGCGACCTGTTCCGCCTCTGGCCCGGCGCCGCCGAACTGGCCCGAGCTCCGGCGCTGCGGGACGCGCTGATCGCGGCGCTGGGTGCGGGTGCCGGCGTCGTGCGTGGGTTGTACTTCGACAAGCCGCCGGGCCACGGGTGGGCGCTGCCGTGGCACAAAGACTACACCGTGGCCGTACGGGCGCACGGCCCACTCGGCCGATTCCGGAAGCCGACCACGAAGGCCGGCATCCCGCACCTCGAAGCACCGACGGAGTTGCTGTCGCGGATGCTGACGGCGCGAGTCCACCTCGACGACATGACCGACGAGAACGGCCCGCTGCGAGTCGTCCCCGGTTCGCACCGCTTCGACCGCACCGCCGCCGACGAGCCGCGGCCGCCGGTCGTCGTGCACTGCCGGGCCGGCGACGTGCTGTTGATGCGGCCGTTGCTGACGCACGCCAGCGGCCACGCCGACGCGGCGACAGCACGGCACCGGCGGATCGTTCACCTGGAGTGCGCCCCCGCGGGGGCGCTGGAAGACGGGTAC
- a CDS encoding APC family permease has protein sequence MHTPQLARVLGPWMAAAIVVGTVIGSGVFKKARNVAENVPETGLALSVWVLGGVLALLGALAYAEVATLFPRAGGNYVFLREAYGRMAGFLWGWVEFWIIRTGSIAALATMFTESFHDVLRQALYPGQSVEVLAFWPRQALTVLVIAALAALNARGTILGGRLQVVVTTVKVGSLLLIVTLPFAVLALVSEPSHPPRAEYLSPPWPGSFGGVNWSLYGAALVGVLWAYHGWMNIAPVAEEVTDPQRNIPRALLGGVLLLVALYCGANLAYYLVIPREEMRELRNTTVATEFCLRLLGPVGSLLASGIVMTSVFGSLNGNLLVGPRLLFAMGKDRLAPAALQRLHPSFGTPALAIGVLAGWSCLTVLGVGALTQYRLPVVLGLDLNLPANKAPFDVVTDFAMFGAVAFETLAVASIFVFRYRLPTADRPYRCWGYPVVPAVYCLLMAAVLANMFMTPEQRSEARIGLGFMGVGVGVYLLAYRWRGE, from the coding sequence CGGTCATCGGCTCGGGCGTGTTCAAGAAGGCCCGCAACGTCGCCGAGAACGTCCCCGAGACCGGCCTCGCACTCAGCGTGTGGGTGCTCGGCGGCGTCCTCGCGCTGCTGGGGGCGCTCGCCTACGCCGAGGTGGCGACGCTGTTCCCGCGGGCCGGGGGCAACTACGTGTTCCTGCGGGAGGCCTACGGCCGCATGGCCGGGTTCCTGTGGGGCTGGGTCGAGTTCTGGATCATCCGCACCGGCTCGATCGCCGCCCTGGCGACGATGTTCACCGAGTCCTTCCACGACGTGCTGCGGCAGGCGCTGTACCCGGGCCAGTCGGTCGAGGTGCTGGCGTTCTGGCCGCGGCAGGCGCTCACCGTGCTGGTCATTGCCGCGCTCGCGGCTCTGAACGCCCGCGGCACGATTCTCGGCGGCCGGCTGCAAGTCGTCGTCACGACCGTGAAGGTGGGTTCGCTTCTGCTGATCGTCACGCTGCCGTTCGCGGTGCTGGCGCTCGTCAGCGAGCCGAGCCACCCGCCGCGGGCGGAGTACCTCTCGCCGCCGTGGCCGGGGTCGTTCGGCGGCGTGAACTGGAGCCTCTACGGTGCGGCGCTCGTGGGCGTGCTGTGGGCGTACCACGGGTGGATGAACATCGCCCCGGTCGCCGAGGAGGTGACCGACCCGCAGCGGAACATCCCGCGCGCCCTGCTCGGCGGCGTGCTGCTGCTCGTGGCGCTGTACTGCGGCGCGAACCTGGCGTACTACCTCGTCATCCCCCGCGAGGAGATGCGCGAGCTGCGGAACACGACGGTCGCGACCGAGTTCTGCCTGCGGCTGCTCGGGCCCGTCGGTAGCCTGCTGGCGTCGGGGATCGTGATGACCTCCGTGTTCGGCTCGCTGAACGGCAACCTGCTCGTCGGCCCGCGGCTGCTGTTCGCCATGGGCAAAGACCGGCTTGCGCCGGCGGCGCTGCAGCGGCTCCACCCGTCGTTCGGCACGCCAGCGCTGGCCATCGGCGTACTCGCCGGGTGGTCGTGCCTCACGGTGCTGGGCGTCGGCGCGCTGACGCAGTACCGCCTGCCCGTCGTCCTCGGCCTCGACCTCAACCTGCCGGCGAACAAGGCGCCGTTCGACGTGGTGACCGACTTCGCCATGTTCGGCGCGGTCGCGTTCGAGACGCTGGCGGTTGCGTCGATTTTCGTCTTCCGCTACCGCTTACCGACAGCCGACCGGCCGTACCGCTGCTGGGGATACCCTGTGGTGCCGGCCGTCTACTGCCTCCTGATGGCGGCGGTGCTGGCGAACATGTTCATGACCCCCGAGCAACGGAGCGAGGCGCGGATCGGCCTCGGCTTCATGGGGGTCGGCGTCGGCGTCTACCTGTTGGCCTACCGGTGGCGCGGGGAATGA